GCACGATCGAGAGCACCGGCCCGAAGATCTCCTCGGTGTAGGCGCGCGAGTCGGTCGGGATGCGGTCGATCAGCGTCGGCCCGAACCAGAAGCCGTCCTCGTGGCCGTCGACCGCGCAGTCGCGCCCGTCGACGACGATCTCGGCGCCGTCGGCCTCGGCGATGTCGACGTAGCCCGAGACCTTGTCGCGATGCGCGGCGGAGATCAGCGGGCCCATGTCGGGCTCGCCCTCATCACCCCCGGCGCCGTTGCCGACCCGCAGTCGGGCGATGCGCTCCTGGATCTTGACCGACAGGGCATCGGCGATGCCGTCGACGGCGAGCACGACCGACACGGCCATGCAGCGCTCGCCGGCCGCGCCGTAGCCGGCGTTGATGGCCTGGTCGGCGACGAGGTCGAGGTCGGCGTCGGGCAGCACCAGCATGTGGTTCTTCGCGCCGCCGAGTGCCTGCACGCGCTTGCCGGTGCGCGATGCCTCTTCGTAGATGTACTGGGCGATGGGGGTCGATCCGACGAACGAGACCGACTGCACGGCATCCGACTGCAGCAGTCCGTCGACGGCAGCCTTGTCGCCCTGCAACACCGTGAACGCGCCGTCGGGAAGGCCGGCCTCCTGCCAGAGCCGGGCCAGCCACAGCGCCGCAGACGGGTCCTTCTCGCTGGGCTTGAGCACCACGGCGTTGCCTGCGGCGAGGGCGATGGGGAAGAACCACAGCGGCACCATCGCCGGGAAGTTGAACGGCGAGATGATCGCCGTGACGCCCAGCGGCTGACGCACCGTGTAGACGTCGATGTCGGTGGAGACGTTCTCGCTGAAGCCGCCCTTCAGCAGCGCGGGGAAGCCGCAGGCGAGGTCGACGACCTCGAGACCGCGGGCGATCTCGCCCATCGCATCCGAGAGCACCTTGCCGTGCTCGGCGGTGATGATCTCGGCCAGCTCGCGACGGCGGCTGTTGAGCAGCTCGCGGAAGGCGAACATCACCTGCTGGCGCTTGGCGATCGAGTATCGGCTCCAGGTGTCGAAGCCACGCTGCGCGGACGCGAGGGCGGCGGCGATGTCATCCTCGTCGGCGAGGGCGACGTCGGCGGTGACCCGGCCGGTGGCCGGGTTGAACACCGGTGCCGTCCGTCCGCCCGGTGCGGCGTGCAGTGCGCCGTCGATCCAGTGTCCGATCAGGGTGCGGGGTTCGGCCGCCGAGTCGGCGGACTCGGTCTGCTCGGTCTGCACAGCCTGCACAGTAGTCATGGGCGTCCTTTCGGCGAGTGCGACACTGCCGTCGATCGGACAGATCGACCGGGGCCGCCAGGTTGGAGTGTTCCCCAGTTTTGCAGGGCTCAACGAGCGACCGAAGGGGCTGACCGTCGCGAAGTTGCGACCGGATCGGACGCACTGTCCGGCTAGGATGAGGCATCCAGGATCGAGAGGATGCCGATGAGCGGTGCTGTGTCCGCGCGCGACGATGCGCGGGGTGCGAAGTCGAGGGCTGGAGCGGTGCCGGAGGCTGGAGCGGAGCCGGGTGCGGGAGCGGCGCCGGACGCGGGAGCGGCGCCGGGTGCCGCGAGCGAGCATGCCGATGTGCACCTCGCCCTGCCGACGGTGCGCGAGGTGCTGCGGCTGGATGCGGTCGTCGAGGGCGTGCCCGAGGTGCTCAGCGGCGCGGACGCCCTGGACGGGCGGGTGCGCTGGGTGCATGTGTCCGACAGTGCGGGCGTCGCCCGGCTGCTCAACGGCGGTGAGCTGCTGCTGTCGACGGGGTCGGGGTGGCCGCAGGATCCCGATGCGCTGCGCGCCTTCATCGCCGGCCTGATCGAAGTCGGCATCGCCGGTCTCGTGCTCGAACTGGGCACGCACTACCGCTGGGTGCCCGCGGTCATCG
This is a stretch of genomic DNA from Microbacterium sp. YJN-G. It encodes these proteins:
- a CDS encoding CoA-acylating methylmalonate-semialdehyde dehydrogenase, with translation MTTVQAVQTEQTESADSAAEPRTLIGHWIDGALHAAPGGRTAPVFNPATGRVTADVALADEDDIAAALASAQRGFDTWSRYSIAKRQQVMFAFRELLNSRRRELAEIITAEHGKVLSDAMGEIARGLEVVDLACGFPALLKGGFSENVSTDIDVYTVRQPLGVTAIISPFNFPAMVPLWFFPIALAAGNAVVLKPSEKDPSAALWLARLWQEAGLPDGAFTVLQGDKAAVDGLLQSDAVQSVSFVGSTPIAQYIYEEASRTGKRVQALGGAKNHMLVLPDADLDLVADQAINAGYGAAGERCMAVSVVLAVDGIADALSVKIQERIARLRVGNGAGGDEGEPDMGPLISAAHRDKVSGYVDIAEADGAEIVVDGRDCAVDGHEDGFWFGPTLIDRIPTDSRAYTEEIFGPVLSIVRVGTFQEGLDLINSGRFGNGTAIFTNDGGAARRFQSEVQVGMIGINVPIPVPVAYHSFGGWKSSLFGDAKAYGTHGFDFFTREKAITARWLDPASHGGINLGFPQND